Below is a window of Camelina sativa cultivar DH55 chromosome 11, Cs, whole genome shotgun sequence DNA.
TCACCAACAAGGGTTTTCGGGAATAGGGTTTCTAAAGCAATGAAGAACGAAGCTCAAAAAGCTCTCTTTGATTATTTGCATTATACTAGAACTCTTAGTTTTATTGATGCAGAGCATATAAGTAAGAATTCCCctagttttgttttggttttgttgtccAAGATTGATGATACTCGTAAAGAGGATATATCCCGTTCGTTGGCCAAGTTTCTAAGGTACAATCCCATCAACGAGTTTGAACCCTTTTTCGAGAGTTTGGGTTTGCGTCCATCTGAGATATCGTGTTTCCTTCGGCGTGACTTGGTGCTTTTGAGTGATGATGGTGTCATGTTTGAGAACTTTCATGTTCTTTGCCATTATGGGATTCCTCGTGGCAAGATTGGTCGGATGTataaagaagcaagagagaTTTTTGGATACGAGGATGGAGTTTTGGCTTCGAAACTTGAAGCTTATGAGAGCTTGGTTCTTAGTAAGACTACAGTTATTAAGCTTGTTACTTATTGCCCGTTGCTTCTTGTTGGTGGCATTGATGGTGAGTTTGTTTCCGTGGTGAATAAGTTGAAGAGGTTAAACATAGGATGTGATTGGCTTGCTCGTTATTTGTCTGAGAGGAAAACATATAACTGGCGTCGGATTCTTGAGACAATGGAGCTTCTTGATAAGGTTGGGTTTAAAGAGGAAAAGTTGAGTAGTCTGTTGAAAGCATATCCAGATTTGGTGGGTGAAACTGCTGGCAATAAAGCTTATATGATGTTTGAAAAGTTCCATAAAGTACTTGGACTTGAGATGAATGAAATAGATAAATTAGTGATAGACAACCCAGAGATGCTATTAGAGAAATCTGTAAAAAGAATTTTGGAGGCGTTGAAGTTCTTGAGACGTATCAAAATGGAAAAGCAGTTTATCGTTAGTTTTTTACTGTGTCACATGAAGCTTATCTGTTCATCATCTCTGATAGGAACTAGAGCTGTTTGGAATAGATCGAAAATCGGAAGAGACGAGTTATGTCAGATTATAAAAGGAGAGCCTTTGAAATTGTTCAGTTTAGCTTGTAAACTTAATAATAGTAGGATTGAACTTGATTCACTGGATTCGAGGAATGCAGAGAAGACGGCATTCTTGTTGAAGCTAGGGTATGTAGAGAATTCTGATGAGATGGTGAGGGCTCTGAAAAAGTTCCAAGGGAGGGGAGATGAGCTGCAGGAGAGATTCGATTGCTTTGTAAAAGCTGGTTTGGACTATAATGTTGTTACTCAGCTAGTTAAGCGGGCTCCTCATATACTTAACCGGCCGAAAGATATCATAGAAAAGAAGATCAATATGCTAACAGATTATTTGGGTTATCCAATTGAATCCCTGATAGAGTCCCCAACATATTTGTGTTATAGTTTGGAGAGAATACATCAGAGGTTCTCAATGTACATTTGGTTGAGGAAAAGAGATGCAGTTATTCCAAGGCTGACACTAGGCACTATTGTTGGCATTTCTAATACCTTGTTTGTGTCATACGTTGTCCGTACCCACCCTCAAGGTCCAGCTAATTgggaaaatataaagaaagcaTCTTACCTGAAGTGAAGTTAACTGGTCAGTTCAATTATTTAACCTAATCTTCAATCTGGTGCAGATGTCTGTTGATCTATAACATTGTCTCATTGCTGTGCTCACAGTCAGTTACTTTAGTCTGGCATTTTTCAGTGCGGTGGGGAGGATCAGAGAATATGTCGATGCATAGAAGTATTTCCGCCTTTGAAATTGGTGGTAACTCTATTCATCAGTCTAGTGATATGAATTCCACACAAATGGACAAGGAAGGACTTGGAGAAAGCTGAAACAACAAAGACTCTCCATAATGTTGATATGCTATATGCTATTTTGAATTCAGCGAAGTGATTCTTAGACGGGACTGAACATATTGATAAATTGGAAAGGGACAGTCGTTCATTGATACATTATTCTTCGATCACTTTCCGGAGTTGGAAAGGCACACTTGACGTCTGATGCAGCTTAAAATGCTTTCTTTGTTGAAAGAGGCAGTATTGGTCAGACAAGCCCCCTATACCAAAGAGATCAGCTAACATCTACATACTGGGACATACCTGTGACAGTTCTATTCAGAATGCATTATTACAGGTTTTTTGGAACAATGGGTTTTGTCCTTTACTCTTTAGCCACCATAGTCTTATCTGCTGTAACTATGTAAAGATGGCTATGACaaatgatcatttttttttgtgtgtctttgtCTGTTTAAGTTTCAGCTATCTGAGaagtttttgtaaattacctaaataaatatatctttgTATAGAAAACAAAGATTGCATATGGTTAGAATGGTCTGGGTTAATGAGCACTCCTAATCTTACTGCTTTACATTTAACtatctttttattaaaactGAACCTAAAGCATCTGTATATAATCTAAAATAACACCCAAAAAGAAGAACCCTTTTAAGAAAGATATCTAATTACATTTAACTTATGGTGCATATTCATGTTGTGTTCTTCAGATGTCTTttatggaagaagaaggagaagatgaagtagAAAGACAAGACCGTGCAATCTTAGACTCTTTGTCTTTGCTATACGCCTTTTGCACATCATCCTTAAGCTCTCTATATCTCATTCTCTTCAATCTTCTTTCTTGTGTAGATCCCTTCTCGATACGTAAATCATCGAGGATGTCTTCGTCTATGTACTCATCCATGTACCTATCTAGAACCTCTGAGCCATATGGAAAAAATCTCCGACCAGTCTCAACTGCATCGTGTAATGGTTAATGAAGTTAGTCAATATAAAAagagcagcagaagaagaagaagaagagtaaactCACAAAAACCTAACCTGTTTTCATCAGAGCCTCCATACGGGTAAGAAGTCTTTTGGTTAGCATATGAGGTGTTTCGTTTAAATCAACCTGACTCAAGTTTCCCGTTAACCCATTCGAAGGCGGTGGCAGACCTGTGAACTCACTTGTACCTTCTACATTACCAATGTCCATAGCCACTTTAGCTTCCGTTGGAAAAAACAACTGAGCAAGCCCCACTGCAAAAGGTTGTGATGCTTTAACAAATATTTATCGTAAAGATACAGAAGATTTTAACAACTTTTAGTCAAATTACCTCTCTTTTCTAGGTACAACAGTCTCATTTGGAGATCTTCAGGCATAGAAAGGGAACACATTGGTGTATCAAGCACCATCGGCTTCTTTCTGATTTCTCTTTCCAAGATGTCAATGCATAACCGTGCTTTACTAGATTCACGCCCTTTCGCTGTTTTGGTTTGATAGTCCTTTGGATTTGTCAGTCTTCTCAATATATTAACCGCACTGCGTCCATCAGAAGTGAAGTCAGATGCATTGGCGCCTTTTTCGATAAGTGATATAATGATCGATGGCTCTCTACGCATTGCAGCAAAATGAAGAACCGTGTAACCCCGGGAGTTCCTGTGATTTACATCACCCATACCAAGAGCAAGAATCTCAGCAACAACTTTTGGATCACTATACACCACGGAGTAATGCAGACCATTGGCTTGATCTAGAGTGATATCTGATTCAGTTAAAAGAAGCTTCACAAGCTCAACATCATCTGAATCCAACGCCTTGAGAATTTTTCCGATTCTCCCAAGGAATTTCTCTGAAACCTTGCTCTCTCCTCCGTCTTGTGGAAACTTGAGTCGAATCTGTTTAATCTTCTCTGCTACTTCGAAAGGAACCTCTTTTTCGATACAGAACCTGTAAAGATCTGACCTCGCCACTCTCTCGATACACTGATCAAGTAAGTCAGTCAAGTTACAATTGAAAGCAACCATAAGAATGGGAAGAACATTCTCAACAAGGGTCTTCTCCACAAAGTTACAAAGCCGCCTctgcaaacacacaaacataaaGCACAAACCTTTAAGCTCTCATTGAGGTCtataaatcaagaaacaaagagagagagagagagagagagagagagagagagagagagagagagagagagagagagagagagagagagagagagagagagagagagagagagagagagagagagagagagagagagagagagagagagagagagagagagagagagagagagagagagagagagagagagagagagagagagagagagagagagagagagagagagagagagagagagagagagagagagagagagagagagagagagagagagagagagagagagagagagagagagagagagagtaacatAATTTTCACCACACCTGAAAAGATGAAACTAGCTCAGGCACTTGGAGAACAGATGAAGCATACATCAACTgaacaacaaaatcaatggcGGGTCGACAAGAGTCATGAGCACAAACTGGATCAACACAAGTCGAAGCCTCCAAAGGAAATGGCTTTAATCTGCCAGTGTAGATATAACTCAACAAGTACAAGAAAGCATCATGACCAACAGCTCCATAAGGCAACATCTCTTTCAACTGGTACTTTGGTTTCTCAGTTTTcgaaattttcttttctttcttgaacaATTCTTGGAAAAACTTACTTCTTGCAGCTAAAATGCATCTATGAACACCAACAGGAACACCATCAACAATGACCTCCGCATCGCTGTAATCACAATCCGGATTACTAAGAAGCTGCTCAAGATTGGAGCTGAGTTTGCTTAGACTAACAACTTCAGGGTTGGAAGCTGAGCTTGATGGGAAATGATTAGACCCAATAGAACCataagagaaatgagaagatgTGAAACTCAAAGATGATGATGGCTCAGTCAAAGTAGCCATTTTATTCCCCTTCTGTTTTGCAGAATTATCAACCAAATCAAAAGCTctgcttttgttgttgttgcatggAGGATCAAAGATCACACAAGTCTCAAGGAACAAAAGCCCTAAATTCACATTTCTAAGAGGGAAATAACCAAACCCAGAACCAAAAGGGTGAAAATTGTGAACTTGGAGAACTGAGTTATGAAACTATAGAAACAAAATCGAATTTTTCAGACAGAACATTACTCTGAATCAATGTCCTGACCTAAACAGAGAGTCAGAAGGAAAGGTGAAAACtttaaagaaagaatcaaacaaaattgggagaaaccaaaagagaattaaaaaaaaaacccctataAGAATCTGAGAAAACGAAGGAATTAGAGACTGAGATCTGCACAATCGTAAAAAGATAAGATCAGAGGAGAAGGCAAAAGTTATATGGAAGAAAGAACCAAATTGAGAtctatcaaaagaaaaaaaggaaaaaaagatagagaatTTTGAGGAAAAGTCAAGCAAGGAAGTGATATATAAAAGATGATGAAATTGAGAACAAACAAAGACACAACAGGTGCAACTGAtggtgaaagaaagagacaGCTTCAATGTGAAGATGAGGAAGGAAGGaaacaaactatataatatacatactaatctcttacattattattaataatgtgACTTTAAGCATTTAGATTAAAAACATGGtctaatatataaacaaagactTGAATATGAAAGTTGacaaatagaaaacaaagactAGAAAGAAAAAGGGATACGTGTGTGAGACTGTGTGGTGCCAAAGGTTCTCCGTGTATCATGACGCCACACACTAACATTTTCTACaatatttctctaattttaatatagttttaagttttaaaaatttaaacaaacaattcgacactttctatttaaaaatgttCGCTTTTTTATAAAAGGCTTATTTTTCACGATAGTTAACTACTAATTTAAAACgaaagtgaattttttttttttgacaattttgagATTTTATCGTAGGATTTGAATGATTTGCGTAGTATGTTCTAGACCGGACTAAAATTGGACTAGTTCATATTTAATTTACCATTCACCAATGCATACTAGTATGCAACAATGCATACTAAAAATTTCCATATGCATTTCATTGTAAATTCACTATTGTAAATTCAACTCTATATCATTGTAAATTCACTATTTGTCTGCATTTTTTATTCCATTTCTCAAGATTTTCATACCATTATAAACTCTATACTAGTTTGTTCCATACTATAgtctaatataataaatactaaaatattggTATGCATAATCCAATCTACATCATACAACCATTCAAAaccatagattttttttaataattgttttgtatGATGTgaaagcatttttatttttaagttgaCCAATAAACTAGTGACTATATATGAAATCAAATCAGATCCGCTCTACATTTTAAACTCCCAGAATCTTTgattcttataaaattattgttatataataatttatggTTGACGTgtagttttaaataaatagagTTTAAAATTCTGAATTCACAAATTacctgaaaaaaatatatgataaatcAAAGGTTTGCATGATAATAATATACTCacagaaaaaaaacttgtccTTTATTAGTTtaatgaaaacagaaaattagaaaaattttaGCATATAGTaagtttaatgattttatacattttcataGATTATAAAtggtttttctaatttaaattaattaagatataaAATTAGTTTAGCGGTTAAAACTAAATGACTAAAAATAAGAGCATGAAcaccataaaaatatttttttaaataacataaaatatggtccaaaaaataaatatacatgttaaaattgaataatcaaaaacataaagatTCGTGAAATTAGGAATTAGTAGTTTCTAAGAAAAAAGTTACATATAGTTTAAGTTCGGCTTTCTATATGCATGGGTCTACCGTCTACAGAtcctaattttttgttttatataaagaaaaaggaatataTGACTGATAATAAATAAAGTTCTAATGATTATGCTAATTGCCGTCACTAAACAGGCTTAagtcaagaaaaataatattaagaaagAGCCGTCACAATTGATGACGGAAGGAACTGACGCAAGCAAAAATGCGAACGGCATATGAATGATGTCGGCCTGTGGGTTGGATTTGCTGTGATATGATTACGTATTAAACAACGTCACTTTTTCCTTTCgcgaaacaaaaaaagttagataAAATCGTGATTActaatactttatttattttttataggTACGTAGTGTGGTCCGACTCtattaaatttcataataaTATTCTGATTGACTAAAGTCACTCTTTTATGTATAGTTTCAAATTTCAAGACATGTAAT
It encodes the following:
- the LOC104724912 gene encoding transcription termination factor MTEF18, mitochondrial, whose translation is MVAMMFSRFLKKIERIAQFDICNAHKNQVSRSKLYNVYSTVRCYQNGRFVCSSRHWSQSPTRVFGNRVSKAMKNEAQKALFDYLHYTRTLSFIDAEHISKNSPSFVLVLLSKIDDTRKEDISRSLAKFLRYNPINEFEPFFESLGLRPSEISCFLRRDLVLLSDDGVMFENFHVLCHYGIPRGKIGRMYKEAREIFGYEDGVLASKLEAYESLVLSKTTVIKLVTYCPLLLVGGIDGEFVSVVNKLKRLNIGCDWLARYLSERKTYNWRRILETMELLDKVGFKEEKLSSLLKAYPDLVGETAGNKAYMMFEKFHKVLGLEMNEIDKLVIDNPEMLLEKSVKRILEALKFLRRIKMEKQFIVSFLLCHMKLICSSSLIGTRAVWNRSKIGRDELCQIIKGEPLKLFSLACKLNNSRIELDSLDSRNAEKTAFLLKLGYVENSDEMVRALKKFQGRGDELQERFDCFVKAGLDYNVVTQLVKRAPHILNRPKDIIEKKINMLTDYLGYPIESLIESPTYLCYSLERIHQRFSMYIWLRKRDAVIPRLTLGTIVGISNTLFVSYVVRTHPQGPANWENIKKASYLK
- the LOC104724911 gene encoding regulatory protein NPR3, producing the protein MATLTEPSSSLSFTSSHFSYGSIGSNHFPSSSASNPEVVSLSKLSSNLEQLLSNPDCDYSDAEVIVDGVPVGVHRCILAARSKFFQELFKKEKKISKTEKPKYQLKEMLPYGAVGHDAFLYLLSYIYTGRLKPFPLEASTCVDPVCAHDSCRPAIDFVVQLMYASSVLQVPELVSSFQRRLCNFVEKTLVENVLPILMVAFNCNLTDLLDQCIERVARSDLYRFCIEKEVPFEVAEKIKQIRLKFPQDGGESKVSEKFLGRIGKILKALDSDDVELVKLLLTESDITLDQANGLHYSVVYSDPKVVAEILALGMGDVNHRNSRGYTVLHFAAMRREPSIIISLIEKGANASDFTSDGRSAVNILRRLTNPKDYQTKTAKGRESSKARLCIDILEREIRKKPMVLDTPMCSLSMPEDLQMRLLYLEKRVGLAQLFFPTEAKVAMDIGNVEGTSEFTGLPPPSNGLTGNLSQVDLNETPHMLTKRLLTRMEALMKTVETGRRFFPYGSEVLDRYMDEYIDEDILDDLRIEKGSTQERRLKRMRYRELKDDVQKAYSKDKESKIARSCLSTSSSPSSSIKDI